Below is a window of Mus caroli chromosome 2, CAROLI_EIJ_v1.1, whole genome shotgun sequence DNA.
TCTCCATGCTCAGCAGTGTGTCCAAGTCGCTCTTGGTTAGCTCGCTGGACATATCCTTCCCCAGGAGAGCGCTGAGTCCATCAATCCAGATGCAGTACTGTGGGCAAGTTGCAAATGTGACACAGTGGCCCTGGGGGCTGCAGTGGGACTCACAGCAGTGCTGTTGGGTACCATTCAAAATATGCAAAACTCATGGGAGACAAGAGcaagggaagcaggaagatgagCATCATATCAGCTGATAGTGTCTGGGGGACGCAtgtgggaattttaaaaataataggaaatgtGATCTACAATGCAGTTCTGGAGACCAAGAGAACAGAAACCAGGACTGGAGCAGAAAACACACTCAatgaaaacatacacactcaATGAACACACActcaatgaacacacacacacacactcaatgaaCACACATActcaatgaacacacacacactcaatgaaAATACACACATTCAATAAAAACACGCATTCAATGAACACACActcaatgaacacacacactcaatgaaCACACActcaatgaacacacacacatattcaatgAAAACACGCACACACTCAATGAACACACttaatgaacacacacattcaatgagcacacacactcaatgaacacacacactcaatgaacacacacattcaatgagcacacactcaacacacacaatGAACACACTCAATGagcacacactcaacacacacactcaatgaaCACACTcaatgagcacacacactcaatgAACACACTcaatgagcacacacactcaatgagcacacacactcaatgAACACACTcaatgagcacacacactcaatgAACACACTcaatgagcacacacactcaatgAAACGAGCAGGAAGCACGCAGGGACTCAGAGTTGCAATTTAGTTTagttaaagaagaaaactcagctgggcgtggtggcccatgcctttgatcccagcactcgggaggcagaggcaggcggatttctgagttcagcctggtctacagagtgagttctaggacagccagggctacccagagaaaccctgtctcgaaacaaaacaaaaacaaatacccaTGTTTTAAAGGGAAGTACAAAAGAAACTGACATAACTACATGATGGAACATGCTTATAACATCAATGCGTTTAGGAGACAAAGGTAGGCTAACCTAAGCTACAGGAAGTTTGGGattagaccttgtctcagaaaaacaaaacctaagccaGAGGCTCCCAGAATGCacatgtattgtgtatgtgtagagCAGAAGCTCTGCCCTGCAGCCTTCTGCTGCTGCTCTCCTTGGTGCCTAGCTCATTGCGCTCCATCATCCCAACAGAGCCCTGCTGGCCCAAGGTCCTCTCCTCTTGACCCCAAGTGCTCAATAACAGGCCCTCAATTAACAACGAGTTGACTGAGTTGGGCACTAACACCTTCCTGGTCTTCAGGTGAACTGGGAGTCCCTTGTTAGGAGGGGCAGATCCATCTGGCTCCACAGCCTGACCAGGTTGGCTCCAGGTAACTGGGATTCAACTCTCCTGGGAAAAGTGACTGCAAGATTACAAAGAGGAAAACCCTCCCTGTGCCAGGACAACTGCTCTAAGGCACAAAGtgaaaggctgggtgtggtagcgcaaagttctaatcccagccctctggaagcagaggaagacagacCTCTGTGTATTAGAGGCTggccttgtctgtctgtctgtctctctctctctttctctctctctcacacacacacacacacacacacacacagagagagagagagagagagagagagagagagagagagagagagagacgcacacacacacagagtaaaatggTAAAGTGGGCAGTCCAGCCCAGTGGTAAAAGGCCCAAAGACTTAGCAATCCATTTTGACTGCCTGGCTTGTGGGGATACCACTGTGCTGGCCACACCTCCTCACAGTGAGGGCACTGGTGTTCAAGGCAGTGTGGCACACTACTTACCTCATATTTGTTGGGAGCAATGAAATTCAGTGTCTCATCAGGATCATACAGGATGGAGAAGGCCAATTCCAACACCTCCTGCAGACAAAAAGCCGGAGTGACTTGGAGCAGTGCCTGGTTATGATGCCACCAAGGTCCCTAAGCATGCACCCAGGTGTGGCTGACCTGGGGCCAGTGTTAACTGAACTTAACCACCCACTCCCTGCCACAGTCACCCTAAGATGTGGTGGTCGTGTTCTCAATTTGGAACTTTGATGGTGATGCCTGCCTGGATCCCAGCAATCGAGAGGTTGCAGATTTGAGGTGAGTCTGGGCTACCTAGGGAGACCCACCCTCCCCCAGgaagcaacaaacaaaaattattgcAGCAAAGTATTTTCAACACTGAGAACATCGAATGTCAGTGCCATATACCACCCTGTGCTTTTATCTTAGAGCCCAAGGTGACCGGTTTCCTCTTTCTATGTTGCTGTACTCGGTACAAAAAAAAACTTCCAGCAAAAACAAACCAGTGATGAGCTGAGACCGTCTGAGCATCAAAACAGTAACTGCAATGCAGAGTCACACGTGACTTACACTCATGTGCTCAGAGTCACACGTGACCGGCTTACATCCATGTGCTCACAGAGTCACACGCGACCGGCTTACACCCATGTGCTCATAGAGTCACATGTGACCAGCTTACACCCATGTGCTCAGAGTCACACGTGAGTGGCTTACACCCATGTTCTCAGAGTCACACGTGAGCAGCTTACACTCATGTGCATGACCAGCTTACACCCATGCACCCAGAGTCACACACGACCTGCTTATGCTTAAACCCATGCACTCATAGACAGACTCAAATGACTGGCTTAAACTCATGCGCTCATAGAACACTAAAAAACATACAACAGAGACATAAAACTTGGTCATGATTGGGTGACTCTTGGAACCAGCTCACTGCTTTAGGAGGAGGTACATGCAAGCGGAGGCAAGCCTTTGGCCTCTCTTGTTCCACCAACTGTGCCACAGGAAGCCAACAGTAGATAAAGGCGGGTTTCTTCACGGAGAAGTGGCTCAGCTCATTAGTAAACGCAGTACCCTAGTGTACAAGGCTTAGCCCTGAACAGCTAGAGTGTGCTGACATGGCAGAGCACCACCCAGCCATTAGGGCCTCCCTCTATAAGCCCCAGTACCATGTAGGATGTGGCCAAGCCAGGACAAAGTCAAACCCGAACCAAATCAAACCTCTAGGTCCCTGGGCCAATTTGCAGATCTGGGACAGAAGAAAAGCACGGAGACCCAGTCAGCAAAACTGAGACTCTGGGAAATGACCACATAAGCAACATGGTCCATTACACTAATAAAGTGAAGACGGGAAAAGGGTGGAGAGGAAGCGCATGAATGAAGGACTCTGAGATGAAGGACACACTACAGCAAGCAAAGCCGCCAGATCcagcgtgtgcgtgtgtgtgcatgtaacatTTACAAGGCAGCAGGTGGACATTAGAGTAAATGGGGTATTTCATATTGAATAATGGCCTTTTATCTTCTGCTAGGTGTGTCAATGTGACTCCATGGCTATATCCTTCAGAGACGTGTAGGAGACACTCATGAAAGAGATGCTGTGCCACTCggggcctcttttttttttttggttttttgagacagggtttctctgtataactctggctgtcctggaactcactttgtagaccaggctggcctcgaactcagaaatccgcctgcctcggaTCTGTTATATTCTTATAGTGTTCAATGCTCTTAATACTGCTGTATAATTTAAGGTGGGATGAGAGTCCATGTCTGCAGCTGTCAAGGGCAGGGGCTGGGGttcagccctgccctgccctgcccgcCCGCCTGCCTCTCACCTTGTTCTGTTTCAGGGCACTCTTCTCTTTCATGTGAGGACAGTCTTTTCCGGTAACAATGGCCTTAATATCTGCAACAGGAACTGATAGAGAATGGAAATCACTGCCTGGAAGCTGGTGCTGCAAGATGTCAGCACTGTTCGGTGCTGGAAGGGAAGCCCGGGACTTGAGCACCAGGATGTGACAGCTCTCCCAGCTCAGGTGTGCGTGTGTTagcctgccctgctcctctgtaAACCCCAGCTTCGTCAAAGCTCATGGGTGCTCCTTGGGTTCATCTTTTCAGGGAATAGAGCCTTGGGCACCCGTCTACTTCTTTCCCATAGTGAAGGTGACAAAGTGGCCAAAGCAAGCAGCATCACAGCTAACAACCAAACGGCCACCTGCTAAACGGGGCCTCGTGGGAATGTCTGCACTTCTCAGTCCTCTGTGGATGGAGTGCGGTGTTATCCCATTGTCCCAGATATGAAAGCAGATGAGAATTAATTTACAACATCTAGCCTTAGCAAGTGACAGGGGCTACACCAGGGCTTCCATTTAGACTCTGTAGCTTTAGAGCCTCCACCCACTGCCTTTCCGTGCAGTCTTGTCCTGCCCTTTATGACCCACACACTGCCACAACTGGGATTCAGTAACTCTCCCACCACCCTGAGGTGCACCAGAGAGAGGATCTATAGCAGATGAGCAGACATAGGCTTGAGAGCCAGGACCAGCACTTGGGACACTTGTTGACACACCAACGGAGACATGCACCTACTTTTCTCCTGCAGGGATTCGAATGTCACCTCCCCTTGAGGGTTGTCATCCAAGTCACCGTAATGCAAAACCTTGTGGTTCAGTGCCAAGCGGCAGTGCCAGAACCTCTCTGGGAAACAAGGACGATAAGCAGGTGAGACATGGGCAGTGCTGGGCAAAGGGGTGCCGTACAGAGTCAGGTACCCAGGCAAGCACCCCTGGCAGACTACCCATGCTCCAGCCACCCCCTTACCTTGCCGACGACGGTTCCCGATTTTCCGGAAGCTGCTGCCCTCACACAGCCGGTTCAGGCGCTGTTGCTTGATCAGTTCCAGGATCTCAGGCTGTATCTTCTCTCGAAGCTCCCTGCAGGCACATTCACCCACTCAGTGTAAGACTGCGGGAGAGCGGTGCTCTCGGAGGTGGAACTGGCAGGCTGCCTTCCTCACGGGCCCTCTCAGCTGACACTTACACAATTGGCGGGGACTGGAAGTCATCCTGGCTCATCCTCTCAGACTGGCGCAACCGCAGAATTTCTGAGTAGCTCAGGCTACGAAGTTTACTCTTGAACTGATCCAAAGAGTTGGGTTTAGAGGGCAGAGCCCGGGTGATCTGCTCTCGGACAACTTGCATAACCTGGGCAAAAAAGGAAGGCACAGACCGCTCTGACAATGGCCAACTAGAGATGAAGACTCTCCCTCACTCGGTGTCTCCAGCAGAGTGGGCAACACAGAGTCCTGACTTCCTAGTGGACACCTCAGGTGGGGACTCAGGTCACATGACAGTGACAGGAGTTTCCTTTTCACACACATCAGGGAATGGGTTCTGATGTCAACTCTTAAACACTTAATCCTTCACTGACTCTGTCAGCAAGATGAGCTGTGCTCAGGCCTCCATCTCCCTCATCtctacagagagagaggcagctgcCTGTACACTATGCTATTAAGAACAGGAGATTCAGCATGGAAGGCAGGCACAACACCCAGCACACAGGGTGCTACGATGTGACAACTTCCTTAAACAACTGTGAGAAGAGAGTCTGCCTACCCAGTGTGCATGTGCGGGGCATGAGCCTACTGAGGAAAGGACACGCTCAGAAAGAACTAATGaggacatgtgtgtgcacacacatccttAAAAactcactctcacacagacacactcacacagacacacacacacacacactctcatacacagacacacattcacttaCACAGGCAAAGAgcaacagagagacaggaagagtctTATAGGCACCTCTTCTTTATATTTCCcaaggtttgttgttttgttttactttttttgagacagggtcttgctacgCAGGCCAGGCTGACTTAGAATTCATGCCCGCCAGCCTCACGTGCATGCGCCTATGTCAGCTCACCTCCAATGCTTCCCCAATGGGATGGTCAGCCTCAAAACAGAGTTCCTTGGCTGTCAGCTTGTGAGGGCCTAGCACAGTGCTCCACTCCGGGGCACTTGGAGCACCGAGGCCCAAGAGGCACCGTGATGTGCACAGCATGCTGCCCTTCCTGCCTTGTTGACACTGGCTGTTCACAGGACTCATCTACCACACTGTAGCCATGGACAGGCCCAGCCCTTCTGCCCCGCTATTTCCCTGACCCCTGTGGAGGACAGCGGCAGGTTCTAGCTTTCCCAGATAGACACAGGTCTTGGGCATCATGGGGAAGATGCCCGTTCAAGGTTACAAAGGGAGTCACGACAGCTGAGACTCAGGCTCTCTAGTACTTCGACCTTGTGACACAGCGCTGCTGGCCAGGCTGGTTTTCCAGCTCAGGGATTCCCCAGGCGCTGGCCAGCTGTCAGAGGCTGTCTCGTGGTcctctcccagcagcctctgGGTGGCTCGGCAGCACTGACCTTGTTGAAATCCTCAGCTGTCGCCCTCATCTCCTTCCAGGTCTTGTTCAGCAGCTGGATGCAGATCCCGAAGAGTTCCTCAAAGGCTCGGTCGTGGGTGAAGAACATGGGGTGGTAGTCATTGCGCCCTTCATTAGCTGTGGAGAAGAAACTGTAAGCGCGAAGGCTCGGCCATCAGGCACCCAGGGTACCCACCTGGCAACCCTGAATTCCCTGCACTCAAGTCATGAGGACAAAGAAAACAGACCATGATGACAGTCATCAAGGAGCAGAAGGGGCTTTCCTCAAGCCCTTAGCTCTCCACCCTGTTACAAACTCAGCCAGCCCTTACACACAGCACTGGGGAGCTTTGGAGACACCTCAGATCATGAGCTCACAGAACAGCAGCTACGATCACCACGGATGGGGGTGGGAGTAAGAACAATGTCCCCCGCCTAAGGCCCTCTGGTCCCTCCTGACATCTGGCTGTGGTCACCTCTAGCTGGAGACTGGCTGCTGCAGACTTACGGAGCTCCCCGACCTGCAGGATCTCACAGAGCATCTTGGTGAGCTCGATGGCACTGCGGCCAAACGGACACTCGTGTTTGTCCTCCCGACTGCTGTTCTCCAGCACGATCTACAAGCAGAGAGGATGTGGGGGGTGAAGGGAGGCGGGTGTGGATGGGTACCAGGAGTGAGGGGCTGCCCCACCTGGTCTTTACCCGGATGTAGGTGTCCTGGTGGACTTTGGCCAGGTACAGCATGTTGTCCAGCGCCAGCATTCCAGGAGGAGTCTGGGTGAAGTCCAAGGCTGGGTTGATATGGTTCTGGAGAATCCAGGAGAGCGGGTGTGAACTTGGGAGTCCTTGTGTGGAGTGACCTGGGGGCAGCCTGTCCtccctttgtctcagctctaCCCTAGCTCGTCTGGCTCCTGGAGCACTGGACTAAGGCTGCTTCATCCTACCACGTAGGTACACAGTACAGTTAAACCAGCTCATCTCATTCCCAGCTGAGCCATGTTTAACCTGACCACAGTCAATTGCAGCTGTGTGACGAGCAAGCTGCCTTGCTGAGTTGATTCACACAGGCTGCAGTGGGTGCCATCCCTTCCTTTCCACTGTGGGAGAGGGGTAGGGAAATGAAAGGTGGAGGCTAAACCTTAGCACCATTAAGGTGAGAAGAGAACACCAGAACTTTATCCTCTGCAGGCATATGGTCCCCTTTCCCTCCAGAGGCTGGCTTTCTGGGCCTGCAATTGATGGATCTGGTTTACGCCCACCGAGTGGCCACAGCTAAGGCAAGCCAAAGGCCCTcatctctttgtgtctgtcactCCAGGGCTGTCACTATGGAGGGGAAGTTGCCAGGGCGGAGAAGACACTTTGGTACTTACGGTGAAGCCCAGCATTTTATAGTCCTTGGTATACATGGCCTTGCGCTTTTCAGTCCCACTCCCGGGGACGTTGCTGGGGTCCGACTCTGCGTCGAAGGCGATCCTCCTCAGTTCGAATATGATGTCTCTCTgagcctgggagggagagggCGGTAGGCAGGGCAGTCAGCTCCCAAGAGaagcagggaagagaaagagcaggGCATGTGCTCCCAAGCCAGTCTCTAGGGATGGACCAGCAGGAGgatggaaggacagaagaggCCTTTGTCCCAAGTCCTCAGGAGATGTGGCCCACACTAGTTTTGAGGAGACCACTTCCCACAGCATTCTCAGCACACACTGTAGGCAGAAAGACCACAGCCATGAAGGAACAGCACAGCTTATACCAGGATGGCCCCCAGCACCTGCCTGGTCATTGGGATCCATCTTGGTCATCATTCTTTCTTCCAGAAGGTTAAAGGTCAAGACCTGAAGGACATACAGCTGATGGGCCATCTCTGTTTTGATTGGACGATTCCCTCTGATCACATgctagagaaagaaaggcagaagcaggcacagaCTCAGTGCACTGTCTTTCCTAGAGAgccgtgtccgtgtccgtgtgtgtgtgtgtgtgtgtgtgtgtgtatgtgtgttaagcACACTGGACAAGGATCTTTTCCTTCCAGTCTCGGTGCCTGCATGTTCTTGAGTGGAAGGGGGCTAGACTAGGCCAGAGTAGGTTCATGCAGGCCTTCCTCTCCACTTTTGGGCAGAGGAAGTGGAACAGAGAATGACGGTTCAACCTCAGACaccagaggtgggggtgggagggggcccagagagagagagggggtcaGGGAGAGAGCAGGCCAGCAGAGCTAAACCCAGCCAGGCTTGCCCCTCATAGGACTAAAGCCAAGGCACCAGCGAGCACGTGGAAAAGGGCCACTGCTAGACAGGCTCGAGGCTAGGCCACCCTAAGTGACATGGAGCCACCTATAAGGAAGGACACTGGCTTTCCTAGGCACCCTCACACACCCTccccatcctttcctttcctgtcaccCCATGTCAGCCCCTGCCTGTCCTTCAGCCATCCCTTATCCTTCCAATGCCAGCTCAGCAAATCCCTCTGACCTGGCGCCCCAGCCTCCCTCATCTTCTCACCTTCTgactatttctctctttctccctggctATCTTGGCTAATCACTTTGGGTATCTTATGTGGGTCTCCAACCTGTCCTTAACCCCACAACAGCCTGCTTTTCCTCCTGGCTTCCTGGACTTCCCAACCAACGCATCGTGAATTCTGTCACCCGGGGACCCTGTGCAGCTTCTACCATGTCCCTACCCGTGTCCTTCAGGTCTTACTCAGTAGCCCTGACTCTAGAACCTCCCTGGACGGTGTAGCAGCCACTAGTCACTTGTGGGCATTTGTGTGCCTAACACGGCCCGGGCCAGCAGCACAGCACTGAGTGCTACATCTCTGCAGAGCTCCCTGGAGTTGGCCCGCCCACCCCTGCCTTGCCTCGAGACCAGCCTTTTGGCAACCTGTGCCATACAAGTTGATGATCCTAGGCTCACATGGCTGGTGGATACTAGCCAGGTCCAAACTACAGTACGTGCTGTCTCCAACACACCAGTCCTGGGAGCCTTAGTGTGAAGTGAGAAGGCTGTGTCCCTGATGCGCCATGAATGAAACATTGCATACTGAAATGCTTTTGTATCATGGGTTACATTTCCCGGCCGCCAACCTTCATTTCCCTATTCCTTTAGCCCTGCTGATGGACCACCTCTAAGCCCATGCATGCAGCACTGAGTTGCACTTCTCCACCAACCCTACCCTACCTAGGCCTCACCCTCAGCTTGGCCCTCAGGCTTTCTGCTCATCTCTGCTACCCAGTACAGTTCCCAAAG
It encodes the following:
- the Elmo2 gene encoding engulfment and cell motility protein 2 isoform X3 gives rise to the protein MPPPSDIVKVAIEWPGANAQLLEIDQKRPLASIIKEVCDGWSLPNPEYYTLRYADGPQLYVTEQTRNDIKNGTILQLAVSPSRAARQLMERTQSSSMETRLDAMKELAKLSADVTFATEFINMDGIVVLTRLVESGTKLLSHYSEMLAFTLTAFLELMDHGIVSWDMVSVTFIKQIAGYVSQPMVDVSILQRSLAILESMVLNSQSLYQKIAEEITVGQLISHLQVSNQEIQTYAIALINALFLKAPEDKRQDMANAFAQKHLRSIILNHVIRGNRPIKTEMAHQLYVLQVLTFNLLEERMMTKMDPNDQAQRDIIFELRRIAFDAESDPSNVPGSGTEKRKAMYTKDYKMLGFTNHINPALDFTQTPPGMLALDNMLYLAKVHQDTYIRIVLENSSREDKHECPFGRSAIELTKMLCEILQVGELPNEGRNDYHPMFFTHDRAFEELFGICIQLLNKTWKEMRATAEDFNKVMQVVREQITRALPSKPNSLDQFKSKLRSLSYSEILRLRQSERMSQDDFQSPPIVELREKIQPEILELIKQQRLNRLCEGSSFRKIGNRRRQERFWHCRLALNHKVLHYGDLDDNPQGEVTFESLQEKIPVADIKAIVTGKDCPHMKEKSALKQNKEVLELAFSILYDPDETLNFIAPNKYEYCIWIDGLSALLGKDMSSELTKSDLDTLLSMEMKLRLLDLENIQIPEAPPPVPKEPSSYDFVYHYG
- the Elmo2 gene encoding engulfment and cell motility protein 2 isoform X2, with the protein product MHAKERGSCVLKKGPPGTMPPPSDIVKVAIEWPGANAQLLEIDQKRPLASIIKEVCDGWSLPNPEYYTLRYADGPQLYVTEQTRNDIKNGTILQLAVSPSRAARQLMERTQSSSMETRLDAMKELAKLSADVTFATEFINMDGIVVLTRLVESGTKLLSHYSEMLAFTLTAFLELMDHGIVSWDMVSVTFIKQIAGYVSQPMVDVSILQRSLAILESMVLNSQSLYQKIAEEITVGQLISHLQVSNQEIQTYAIALINALFLKAPEDKRQDMANAFAQKHLRSIILNHVIRGNRPIKTEMAHQLYVLQVLTFNLLEERMMTKMDPNDQAQRDIIFELRRIAFDAESDPSNVPGSGTEKRKAMYTKDYKMLGFTNHINPALDFTQTPPGMLALDNMLYLAKVHQDTYIRIVLENSSREDKHECPFGRSAIELTKMLCEILQVGELPNEGRNDYHPMFFTHDRAFEELFGICIQLLNKTWKEMRATAEDFNKVMQVVREQITRALPSKPNSLDQFKSKLRSLSYSEILRLRQSERMSQDDFQSPPIVELREKIQPEILELIKQQRLNRLCEGSSFRKIGNRRRQERFWHCRLALNHKVLHYGDLDDNPQGEVTFESLQEKIPVADIKAIVTGKDCPHMKEKSALKQNKEVLELAFSILYDPDETLNFIAPNKYEYCIWIDGLSALLGKDMSSELTKSDLDTLLSMEMKLRLLDLENIQIPEAPPPVPKEPSSYDFVYHYG